The following are from one region of the Pelagibius sp. CAU 1746 genome:
- the miaB gene encoding tRNA (N6-isopentenyl adenosine(37)-C2)-methylthiotransferase MiaB yields MDGKAKKRLFIKTYGCQMNVYDSTRMADVLAPLGYEAVDSPRGADMVILNTCHIREKAAEKVFSELGRLRVFKQERAEAGGEMLLAVAGCVAQAEGEEILRRAPQVDLVFGPQTYHRLPELVAKTARAGAKHEGRGRGVLDIDFPEESKFDHLPEETVPQGAAAFVSVQEGCDKFCSFCVVPYTRGAEYSRPAAAVLDEARRLAAAGVQEITLLGQNVNAYHGEAPGASGDGRTWSLGRLIRALAEIDGLTRLRYTTSHPLDMDDELIAAHGEVEKLMPYLHLPVQSGSDRILAAMNRRHSAADYLKIVERLRKARPDLALSSDFIVGFPGESEADFAATLKLVNEVGYAQAYSFKYSPRPGTPASVEEAQLSEAVKAERLAGLQQLLGEQALAFNSTCVGRDLPVLLERPGRKPGQLVGRSPYMQAVHVAVPEVALRRLTGTVMPVRIDAAHTNSLTGRPIVGAGVGGAGGVDEAAASPLSPGPKSPMAPTASTARITA; encoded by the coding sequence AGATGAACGTCTATGATTCGACGCGCATGGCCGACGTGCTGGCGCCGCTCGGCTATGAGGCGGTGGACAGCCCGCGCGGCGCCGACATGGTGATCCTCAATACCTGCCATATCCGCGAGAAGGCGGCGGAGAAGGTCTTTTCCGAGCTCGGCCGCCTGCGCGTCTTCAAGCAGGAGCGCGCGGAGGCCGGCGGCGAGATGCTGCTGGCCGTGGCCGGCTGCGTCGCCCAGGCGGAGGGTGAGGAGATCCTGCGCCGCGCCCCGCAGGTCGACCTGGTCTTCGGGCCGCAGACCTATCACCGCCTGCCGGAGCTGGTGGCCAAGACCGCGCGGGCCGGCGCCAAGCACGAGGGGCGCGGGCGCGGGGTGCTGGACATCGACTTCCCCGAGGAATCCAAGTTCGACCATCTGCCCGAAGAAACCGTTCCCCAGGGGGCGGCGGCCTTCGTTTCGGTGCAGGAAGGCTGCGACAAGTTCTGCAGCTTCTGCGTCGTGCCCTACACCCGCGGCGCCGAATATTCGCGCCCGGCCGCGGCGGTGCTTGATGAGGCGCGCCGCCTGGCGGCGGCGGGGGTGCAGGAAATCACCCTGCTGGGCCAGAACGTCAACGCCTACCACGGCGAAGCACCAGGGGCTTCAGGGGACGGCCGCACTTGGTCGCTGGGCCGGCTGATCCGTGCCCTGGCGGAGATCGACGGCCTGACGCGCCTGCGCTACACCACCTCACACCCCCTCGACATGGACGACGAACTGATCGCCGCCCACGGCGAGGTGGAGAAGCTGATGCCCTATCTGCACCTGCCGGTGCAGTCGGGCTCCGACCGCATTCTGGCGGCCATGAACCGGCGCCACAGCGCGGCGGACTATCTGAAGATCGTCGAGCGGCTGCGCAAGGCGCGGCCGGACCTGGCATTGTCCTCCGACTTCATCGTCGGCTTCCCCGGCGAGAGCGAGGCAGACTTCGCAGCCACCCTGAAACTGGTGAACGAGGTCGGCTACGCCCAGGCCTATTCCTTCAAGTACAGCCCGCGCCCCGGCACCCCTGCCTCCGTGGAGGAGGCCCAGCTTTCCGAAGCGGTCAAGGCCGAGCGTCTGGCCGGGCTGCAGCAATTGCTGGGCGAACAGGCCCTGGCCTTCAATTCCACCTGCGTGGGGCGCGACCTGCCGGTGCTGCTGGAGCGCCCCGGCCGCAAGCCGGGCCAACTGGTCGGGCGCAGCCCCTACATGCAGGCGGTGCACGTCGCGGTGCCGGAGGTGGCGCTGCGGCGCCTCACCGGGACCGTGATGCCCGTACGTATCGACGCCGCCCACACCAACAGTCTGACCGGCCGGCCGATCGTCGGCGCGGGGGTCGGCGGCGCGGGGGGCGTCGACGAGGCGGCGGCCTCTCCGCTTTCCCCGGGCCCCAAATCGCCCATGGCTCCCACGGCCTCCACGGCAAGGATCACAGCTTGA